The Pseudobacteriovorax antillogorgiicola genome has a window encoding:
- a CDS encoding trypsin-like peptidase domain-containing protein, with amino-acid sequence MSFAIIICLSVIFMTGCGESTSTSRLDTIFDELEGEFVTPESEDPFSRRVGVLWHHFPEFETSLPFCSAVLIKDDLVATNSHCIPADISSIYFDLEFRSLRAKIDDNIDEFPSKFNTMTYKGELSRKSFVPEYGFHFKEVLLNDKDVDMALVRISVTGRPGLLDSANGGEFKGGDVVLYSHFQGMPLFKSTNCTSWKKGKILYHDCDSSSGSSGGLLVSADSNEFVGLHRQGPVRNNSETAFERKRYESREEVFEMLCGDNCGQQEFYKAGNRAIPASDLIRAISDEK; translated from the coding sequence ATGAGTTTTGCGATTATTATTTGTCTCTCAGTGATATTTATGACTGGGTGCGGTGAATCAACCTCTACGTCTAGACTAGATACAATTTTCGACGAGCTTGAAGGTGAATTTGTTACACCCGAAAGTGAGGACCCTTTTAGTCGAAGGGTAGGTGTTCTTTGGCATCATTTCCCAGAGTTTGAGACATCTCTGCCTTTCTGTTCTGCTGTCCTTATAAAAGACGACCTGGTGGCAACTAACTCACACTGTATTCCCGCTGATATCTCTAGTATCTATTTCGACCTGGAATTTAGGTCTTTAAGAGCGAAAATTGATGATAATATTGATGAGTTTCCCTCGAAGTTTAATACTATGACTTATAAGGGCGAGTTGTCGAGAAAGTCGTTCGTTCCAGAGTATGGCTTTCACTTTAAAGAAGTTCTATTGAACGATAAAGATGTTGATATGGCTTTAGTGAGAATTTCGGTGACTGGGCGACCTGGTTTACTTGACTCAGCAAATGGAGGGGAGTTTAAAGGTGGCGATGTCGTTCTCTACTCACATTTTCAAGGAATGCCTTTATTCAAATCAACGAACTGTACTTCTTGGAAAAAAGGCAAGATTCTCTATCATGATTGCGACAGTTCTTCAGGAAGTTCGGGTGGGCTATTGGTGAGTGCTGATTCTAATGAATTTGTTGGCTTGCACCGACAGGGCCCAGTAAGAAACAACTCTGAAACAGCTTTTGAAAGAAAGAGGTACGAATCTCGTGAGGAGGTATTCGAAATGCTTTGTGGCGACAATTGTGGTCAGCAAGAATTTTACAAGGCTGGTAATAGAGCGATACCGGCAAGTGATTTGATAAGAGCTATATCAGATGAAAAGTAG
- a CDS encoding Hint domain-containing protein — protein MMKRYILGLLALGLLSCPLMGQTTISGPRVEARCEEDSIDTPKSLQRNAWAKRCGYISRRTWDFNVHDDDGSIRARPFYPSFSKKGDFDDWWKAPVVESAKCGLGPNNVYSFITNCRASCFTPDQEILFEEGSLTIFDAFSKRATNIVTLSDSATIDSLEYTIRPVEEYTESIRNVEHDILVIKTETGGQLKVTPNHPLLVSTGHMKLAEDLKKGDSLIHKSGNFDQIDSIELVKFYGKVYNVKPNSRDEKGTVKLNGQVIVAQGYLSGSIYYQNSGANFVNRLVLRDTIPSNLYN, from the coding sequence ATGATGAAAAGATATATACTTGGTTTACTAGCCTTGGGATTACTTTCTTGCCCATTAATGGGACAAACGACGATTTCAGGTCCTCGGGTGGAAGCAAGATGTGAAGAGGATAGCATCGATACTCCCAAGTCATTGCAAAGAAATGCCTGGGCGAAGAGATGTGGTTATATCTCGCGAAGGACTTGGGACTTTAATGTCCATGATGATGATGGATCGATCCGTGCTCGACCTTTTTATCCAAGTTTCTCGAAGAAAGGAGACTTTGATGATTGGTGGAAAGCGCCAGTGGTTGAAAGTGCCAAGTGCGGCCTAGGGCCTAACAATGTCTACAGTTTTATAACAAATTGTAGAGCTTCATGTTTTACGCCCGATCAGGAAATTTTGTTTGAGGAAGGTAGCCTTACAATTTTTGACGCTTTTTCTAAGCGTGCGACCAACATCGTAACACTTTCCGATTCGGCCACGATAGATAGCCTTGAGTATACTATTAGACCAGTAGAAGAGTATACTGAGTCTATAAGGAATGTGGAGCACGACATTCTCGTGATCAAGACTGAAACAGGCGGTCAACTTAAGGTCACACCTAATCATCCTCTGCTTGTCTCAACAGGTCATATGAAACTTGCTGAAGACTTAAAGAAGGGTGACAGTTTGATTCATAAGTCTGGCAACTTTGATCAGATCGATTCAATCGAGTTGGTGAAGTTTTATGGCAAGGTTTACAATGTTAAGCCAAACTCTAGGGATGAGAAGGGGACAGTAAAGTTGAATGGGCAGGTGATTGTCGCGCAAGGCTATCTTTCAGGCTCGATTTACTACCAAAACTCAGGCGCAAATTTTGTGAACAGGCTCGTCCTCCGAGATACAATCCCGAGTAATCTTTACAATTAA